GTCCCGGTGCTGATCGTCCCCGCCGACAAGGCGCTGATCGCCAGTCTCGCCGAGAACTGCTTCCATGTCCCGATGCATCCCGCAGACGAGTTCGCCGCCTTCGCCAAGCTGATCGGGCAAGGCAAGTCGGTCGAGGACGTGGCTGCCGCCTTCGGCGTCACGCCGCTGGTGGTCAAGCGCCGCATGAAGCTGGCAACGGTGTCGCCCAAGCTGATGGCCCTGTTCCGCGAGGACAAGATCAGTCTGGACTGCCTGATGGTGCTCGCCTCGGTCGATGACCACGAGAAGCAGGAACAGGCGTGGGCCAACCTGCCATCGTGGAACCGTCATGCCGACTACCTGCGCCAGTTGCTCACGCGCGGCGAGATCGAGTCCGACCGCCATCCGGTGGCGAAGTACGTCACCGTCAAGGCCTACGAGAAGGCGGGCGGGCCATCGCGCCGCGATCTGTTCAGCGACGACGACAAGAAGGTCTATCTGCTGGACGCCGCGCTGCTGGAGAAACTCGCCATCGGGAAGCTCCAGCGCACGGCCAAGCAAGTCTTGGGCGAGGGCTGGAAATGGGTGGATGTCCGTACGCGCTATGTCTATGACGAATACGTCAAGTACGGCGAACTGCGCAAAGCCAAGCGCCCGCCCACCGAGCAGGAGGCGGCCGAGCTCGAAAGCCTGCAGGCGCAGATCGCCGAGCGCCACAACAGGATGGAGGAACTCGCCGACCAGGACGGCAACGAGGACGAGTTCTACAAGCTGGAGCAGGAGGCCGAGGCGTTGGGCGCGCCAGTCGAAGCCATCGAGGCGGCGCTGGTGGTTTGGCCGGTGGAACTGATGATGCAGGCGGGCTGCGTGGTCTATGTCGGGGACAATGCGGCACCCGCGGTGCGCTATGGGCTGGTCCGTCCCGAAGATCGCAGCGACATGGCGCAGGCTGCCCGCGAGGCCGGTTCGACCGAGGGGGCAGGGGGCGAGTCGCTGGTCTCGCTGCCTGCGGCCAAGACCCGGCCGGTTCACTCCGAGCGCCTCGTGCGCAGCCTGACTGCGCATCGTGTCGCCGCCATCCAGGCCGAACTGCTGAGCCGCCCCGATGTCGCCATCGCCGCCCTGACCGCGCAACTCGCCGCAAAGCTGGTGCTCGACGGCTACCGTCGCCTGTATGGCAGTGGCGATCCCTTGACCATCAACGCCACCGACAACCACGGCACCCTGCGGACCGAGGCGGAGGATATAGAAGCCAGCGCTGCATGGCAGCAGTTGGAGGCCGAGCGCCAGGCCTGGGCAACCCATCTGCCCGAAGACGTGGACGCGATCCTGCCTTGGGTGCTCCAGCAGAGCAACGCCACCGTGGTCCGTTTGCTCACCTTCCTGATTGCGACCAGCGTGACGGGCGTCTATGGCGCCGAACCGGACAAGCAGAGCACCGATGGCATCGCGGCGGCGCTCGGGCTGGACATGACGAAATGGTGGAAGGCGACCGGGCCGAGCTACTTCAACCATGTCTCGAAGGCGCGCA
This genomic interval from Rhodanobacteraceae bacterium contains the following:
- a CDS encoding chromosome partitioning protein ParB, with product VPVLIVPADKALIASLAENCFHVPMHPADEFAAFAKLIGQGKSVEDVAAAFGVTPLVVKRRMKLATVSPKLMALFREDKISLDCLMVLASVDDHEKQEQAWANLPSWNRHADYLRQLLTRGEIESDRHPVAKYVTVKAYEKAGGPSRRDLFSDDDKKVYLLDAALLEKLAIGKLQRTAKQVLGEGWKWVDVRTRYVYDEYVKYGELRKAKRPPTEQEAAELESLQAQIAERHNRMEELADQDGNEDEFYKLEQEAEALGAPVEAIEAALVVWPVELMMQAGCVVYVGDNAAPAVRYGLVRPEDRSDMAQAAREAGSTEGAGGESLVSLPAAKTRPVHSERLVRSLTAHRVAAIQAELLSRPDVAIAALTAQLAAKLVLDGYRRLYGSGDPLTINATDNHGTLRTEAEDIEASAAWQQLEAERQAWATHLPEDVDAILPWVLQQSNATVVRLLTFLIATSVTGVYGAEPDKQSTDGIAAALGLDMTKWWKATGPSYFNHVSKARILEVVTEAAGANAASPLQALKKDAAVSGAEQALAGVAWLPGVLRNREPAHADAASDDTGPGAIPMAGDDVAVAAEAVEAA